One Sediminibacillus dalangtanensis genomic region harbors:
- a CDS encoding acyltransferase produces MRKTERYRVDTANSLWHIYKTVPFLKVVKNFVVIQVARYTPFLSAKNWMYRTFLRMKVGDQTAFALMVMLDIMFPEKISVGKNTVIGYNTTILAHEYLIREYRLGEVVIGENVMIGANTTILPGVTIGDGAIVSAGTLVHKDVEAGTFVGGNPMRVIYSKEELDKRQVEDTFFQKDEQ; encoded by the coding sequence GTGCGTAAAACCGAGCGGTATCGGGTGGATACGGCCAATTCGCTATGGCATATTTACAAAACTGTTCCGTTTCTCAAGGTGGTTAAAAATTTTGTAGTCATCCAGGTTGCCCGTTACACACCGTTTTTGTCCGCGAAGAATTGGATGTACCGGACTTTTCTGCGGATGAAGGTCGGCGACCAGACGGCTTTCGCTTTAATGGTTATGTTGGACATTATGTTTCCGGAAAAAATCTCGGTAGGTAAAAATACGGTTATTGGCTATAATACGACGATTCTGGCACATGAATACTTGATCCGTGAATATCGTCTCGGAGAAGTCGTCATCGGAGAAAATGTGATGATCGGGGCCAACACAACGATTTTGCCGGGAGTTACCATCGGAGACGGCGCCATCGTTTCAGCGGGAACGCTCGTACATAAAGACGTAGAAGCAGGAACCTTTGTTGGCGGAAACCCGATGCGTGTCATCTATTCCAAGGAAGAGCTGGATAAACGGCAGGTTGAGGATACGTTTTTTCAGAAGGATGAACAATAA
- the ppaX gene encoding pyrophosphatase PpaX — MNIRTILFDLDGTLIDTNELIIASFTHTLGKYTKQPYAREEILEFIGPPLKDSFMKIDPDRVDEMIATYREHNLKNHDNYVTAYPTVVETLTHLHEAGYQLGIVTTKVKSTAMMGLKLTGMDHLFETVIGLEDVTHAKPHPEPILKALQELNAKASETLMVGDNYHDIEAGHNAGTHTAGVAWTIKGREFLQSYNPDYMLEKMSDLRDILGV; from the coding sequence ATGAACATTCGTACGATACTCTTTGATTTAGATGGAACATTAATTGATACCAATGAGCTGATTATCGCCTCCTTCACCCATACGCTGGGCAAGTATACAAAACAACCTTATGCCCGAGAGGAAATACTGGAGTTTATCGGCCCGCCGTTAAAAGACAGTTTCATGAAAATCGACCCGGATAGGGTGGATGAGATGATTGCCACCTACCGTGAGCATAATTTGAAAAATCACGACAATTACGTCACGGCCTATCCTACCGTTGTCGAAACGTTGACGCACCTGCATGAGGCAGGCTATCAGCTTGGAATCGTCACAACCAAAGTCAAATCGACGGCGATGATGGGACTGAAATTGACCGGCATGGATCATCTCTTTGAAACCGTGATAGGCTTAGAGGATGTCACCCACGCCAAACCGCATCCGGAACCGATTTTGAAAGCTTTACAGGAACTGAACGCGAAAGCCTCCGAGACCTTAATGGTAGGGGATAACTATCATGACATCGAGGCAGGCCATAATGCGGGCACCCATACTGCCGGAGTAGCCTGGACGATTAAAGGGCGGGAATTTCTGCAATCATACAACCCTGATTACATGCTGGAAAAGATGAGCGATTTGAGGGACATACTGGGAGTGTGA
- a CDS encoding nucleoside recognition domain-containing protein, whose protein sequence is MTGILQRGFKAGLSLSWTLGKVIFPVTLIVTILRFTPVLGWLMDLLSPMMKWIGLSGEAAVPLVLGNLLNLYAGIGAIVSFDFSVKQVFIMAVMMSFSHNLLIESTVASKVGVSWWIVVGVRVSLALAAALLINLFWKGGGELAQYGLISKAEHVPDTWTGIFTQGLQTAAMGVLQLALIVIPLMVFMQYFRELGWMDKLSNWFAPFTRFLGMEKNASMTLVAGLTLGLAYGAGLMIQAVKEDGVSKKDMYLALIFLVSCHAVVEDTLVFVPLGIPVWPLLAIRLATAILLTAAIAYFWNRAESRQRKEPANEHSYDTL, encoded by the coding sequence ATGACTGGAATTTTACAACGCGGGTTCAAGGCAGGATTGTCGCTATCCTGGACTTTGGGAAAGGTCATCTTTCCTGTCACCTTGATTGTGACCATTTTACGCTTTACGCCGGTTTTAGGATGGTTGATGGACTTGCTCAGCCCAATGATGAAATGGATCGGCTTATCCGGCGAGGCAGCGGTCCCGCTTGTCCTCGGGAATTTGCTGAACTTGTATGCTGGTATCGGAGCGATTGTTTCCTTTGATTTTTCGGTCAAGCAAGTATTCATCATGGCTGTGATGATGTCATTTTCCCATAACTTGTTGATAGAATCTACTGTGGCGTCCAAGGTAGGTGTCAGCTGGTGGATTGTCGTCGGTGTCCGTGTTTCGCTTGCGTTGGCTGCCGCATTGTTGATCAACCTGTTTTGGAAAGGCGGCGGAGAGCTTGCCCAATATGGTTTGATTTCCAAAGCGGAACATGTCCCCGATACGTGGACAGGAATCTTTACGCAAGGACTGCAGACAGCTGCCATGGGTGTATTACAGCTGGCGCTGATCGTGATTCCGCTGATGGTATTTATGCAGTATTTCCGGGAGCTTGGCTGGATGGATAAACTATCCAACTGGTTTGCTCCGTTCACCAGGTTTCTTGGCATGGAAAAAAATGCATCGATGACGTTGGTTGCCGGTTTGACACTTGGCCTTGCTTATGGTGCAGGTTTGATGATCCAGGCGGTCAAGGAAGACGGTGTATCGAAAAAGGATATGTATTTAGCACTGATTTTTCTCGTATCCTGTCATGCGGTTGTAGAGGATACGCTGGTTTTTGTACCGCTAGGCATACCAGTATGGCCACTGTTGGCCATTCGACTGGCGACAGCAATTTTATTGACGGCGGCAATTGCTTATTTTTGGAACAGGGCAGAATCGAGACAGAGAAAGGAGCCCGCAAATGAACATTCGTACGATACTCTTTGA
- the lgt gene encoding prolipoprotein diacylglyceryl transferase, giving the protein MTCREPALDRVFFELGPLTVYWYGVIIAAGAFLGLWLATREADRLGLNKDLFVDLIVFAIPIAIISARIYYVIFEWDRYDGGTWWDVFAIWEGGIAIHGALIGSVVTAIIFARVRKVSFWQLADIAAPSIILGQAVGRWGNFMNQEAHGGPVSQAAYDNFLQYLPDFITNQMCIGGVMYHPTFLYESVWNLIGLVLLLVLRRFNPRRGEVFLSYVIWYSIGRYFIEDMRTDSLYIVGQLRTAQVISIVLVILGIALIIYRRYSGRADRLYNGRKV; this is encoded by the coding sequence TTGACGTGTAGAGAACCCGCGCTTGATCGCGTGTTTTTCGAATTAGGACCATTGACAGTTTATTGGTATGGAGTGATTATTGCGGCTGGAGCTTTTCTCGGCCTGTGGCTGGCAACGCGAGAAGCAGACCGGCTCGGTTTAAATAAAGATTTATTTGTCGATTTGATTGTGTTTGCGATTCCTATTGCCATCATTTCGGCACGGATTTATTATGTCATCTTTGAATGGGATCGCTATGATGGCGGTACCTGGTGGGATGTTTTTGCCATTTGGGAAGGCGGCATTGCGATTCACGGAGCACTGATTGGTTCTGTGGTCACCGCGATCATATTTGCAAGGGTACGAAAGGTTTCTTTTTGGCAGCTGGCGGATATTGCAGCACCTAGCATCATTCTCGGGCAGGCAGTCGGCCGCTGGGGCAATTTTATGAACCAGGAAGCCCATGGCGGTCCGGTTTCGCAAGCTGCTTACGATAACTTTTTGCAGTACCTTCCTGATTTTATCACCAATCAGATGTGCATCGGTGGGGTGATGTATCATCCGACATTTCTGTATGAGTCGGTCTGGAACTTGATTGGTTTAGTGCTGCTGTTGGTGTTGCGCCGATTCAACCCAAGGCGTGGTGAAGTATTCTTAAGTTATGTCATCTGGTATTCGATTGGACGTTACTTTATTGAAGACATGCGAACAGACAGTTTGTATATTGTCGGCCAGCTGCGTACCGCCCAGGTCATTTCGATTGTATTAGTTATACTCGGAATCGCATTGATTATCTACCGTCGTTATTCCGGCAGGGCAGATAGATTATACAACGGAAGAAAAGTCTGA
- the hprK gene encoding HPr(Ser) kinase/phosphatase, which yields MAKVRTQDLLNQFNLELVAGHNGVHREIFMSDISRPGLEMAGYFKYYPKNRLQLLGKTEMSFFNELSMEEQRDRVENLCTDITPGIVITRGMDIPEVLIEAADNSGVPLMRSPHKTTRVTSRLTNYLETRFAPFTAIHGVLVDIYGIGVLITGQSGVGKSETALELVKRGHRLVADDSVEIRQEDYDSLIGNSPPLIEHLLEIRGLGIINVMTLFGAGSVRSHKKISMIINLELWDQKKQYDRLGLEEETMKIMDVEIPKAVIPVRPGRNLSVIIEVAAMNFRLKRMGVNAAEEFSERLTNMIQQEKSEDIQE from the coding sequence ATGGCAAAGGTACGTACCCAGGATTTATTGAACCAGTTCAACCTGGAGCTTGTTGCAGGCCACAATGGCGTGCACAGGGAGATTTTTATGAGTGATATTTCGCGGCCTGGTCTGGAAATGGCCGGTTATTTTAAATATTATCCAAAAAATCGGTTGCAGTTACTCGGTAAAACCGAAATGTCGTTTTTTAACGAGCTGAGTATGGAGGAACAGCGGGACCGTGTAGAAAATCTCTGCACCGATATTACACCGGGAATCGTCATAACAAGAGGGATGGACATCCCCGAAGTGCTGATTGAAGCGGCCGACAACTCTGGTGTTCCATTGATGCGTTCTCCGCATAAAACGACCAGGGTGACCAGCAGGCTGACGAATTATTTGGAGACCAGATTTGCACCATTTACAGCCATTCATGGGGTGCTAGTCGATATTTACGGGATAGGCGTCCTGATAACCGGTCAGAGTGGTGTTGGTAAAAGTGAGACTGCACTCGAGCTGGTAAAACGGGGACACCGATTGGTCGCTGACGATAGTGTAGAAATCCGACAAGAAGATTACGATAGCCTGATCGGCAATTCACCGCCGTTGATCGAACATTTATTGGAAATTCGTGGATTGGGAATTATCAACGTGATGACCCTGTTCGGGGCGGGTTCTGTTCGGTCGCACAAAAAAATATCCATGATCATCAACCTCGAGCTGTGGGATCAGAAGAAACAATATGACCGTCTCGGGTTGGAAGAAGAAACCATGAAAATCATGGACGTGGAAATACCGAAGGCTGTCATTCCTGTCCGGCCGGGAAGAAACTTGTCTGTCATTATCGAAGTGGCGGCGATGAACTTCCGTTTGAAGCGGATGGGTGTGAATGCTGCTGAAGAGTTTTCAGAACGGTTGACCAACATGATCCAACAGGAAAAAAGTGAGGATATCCAGGAGTAG
- a CDS encoding phage holin family protein has protein sequence MLKRWLLSILLNAVALIVVDQLFANFYLEGFGTALLASLILSILNVIIKPLLIIFTLPITFLTLGLFLFVINAITLMITQGLLGNSFVIDGFGLAILAAIILSLLNLLLNRLIRDTVDLNR, from the coding sequence ATGCTGAAGCGGTGGCTGCTTTCCATTCTGTTGAATGCAGTGGCTCTGATTGTCGTTGATCAACTGTTTGCGAACTTTTATCTGGAGGGCTTCGGAACAGCATTGCTGGCCAGCTTGATCTTGTCGATTTTGAATGTGATCATCAAACCGCTTTTGATCATTTTCACCTTGCCGATCACGTTTTTGACACTCGGGTTGTTTCTGTTCGTGATCAATGCAATCACCTTGATGATCACCCAGGGACTGCTGGGCAATTCGTTTGTTATCGATGGATTTGGTTTGGCGATTCTGGCAGCAATCATCCTTTCGTTATTGAACTTGCTGCTCAACCGGTTAATCAGAGACACGGTTGATTTAAATCGGTAA
- a CDS encoding PspC domain-containing protein, with translation MSRKLYRSRSDRKISGVLGGMADYFDMDATLLRLLFVLIFVFTGFFPLGILYILAIFIMPKEPFA, from the coding sequence ATGTCTAGAAAGTTATACCGCTCTCGTTCAGATCGGAAAATTTCCGGAGTTTTAGGCGGGATGGCAGATTATTTTGACATGGATGCTACCCTGTTGCGGCTGTTGTTCGTGCTGATTTTTGTTTTCACTGGTTTTTTCCCGCTCGGCATTCTTTACATCTTGGCAATCTTTATTATGCCTAAGGAACCGTTTGCCTGA
- a CDS encoding DUF4097 family beta strand repeat-containing protein: protein MKEERKKILKMVEDGLISSEEAEKLLDSLDEAEKAEQQQNAVSTKVNWEEGDTQQQYKAKANKKSSFFGFVEEAFQKIKNVDLDLNFGKNYEVSHIFHHHSAVFQDIDIDIANGNVTIQPWNETDIRVECKAKVYQVDNQEQAREKFYKEAVFLLDEDRLQFYLQSQQVKAEVIVKVPERSYRKAAVKLFNGSFFGEELTGDRFQVKSTNGSINLSESNGTVLEVETANGTINISDGRWEVADMETINGKINVDGTFEKIDAQLVNGSISCLWQEGLQPKSGFFKTTTGSVRLVLPDQLWIDGKAETKIGNIHCDLAHYQVIEEKKEVINRSLHFVVNQEKETEPFYLEAETKTGSIWMLPTK from the coding sequence GTGAAAGAGGAACGCAAAAAAATCCTCAAGATGGTAGAAGATGGCCTGATCAGTTCTGAAGAGGCAGAAAAATTGCTTGATTCTCTTGACGAAGCTGAAAAAGCGGAACAACAGCAAAACGCTGTTTCTACAAAAGTGAATTGGGAAGAGGGAGACACACAACAGCAGTATAAAGCAAAAGCAAATAAGAAAAGCAGTTTCTTCGGCTTCGTGGAAGAAGCATTTCAAAAAATCAAAAATGTCGATCTTGATCTTAATTTCGGAAAAAATTATGAAGTATCGCATATCTTCCATCACCACTCCGCAGTATTCCAAGACATCGATATCGACATTGCCAATGGGAATGTCACGATTCAGCCATGGAATGAAACCGACATACGGGTTGAATGCAAAGCGAAGGTATATCAGGTGGATAATCAGGAACAAGCTCGGGAAAAGTTCTACAAAGAAGCGGTTTTTTTGTTGGATGAGGACCGTTTGCAATTTTATTTGCAAAGCCAGCAAGTGAAAGCGGAAGTAATTGTTAAAGTTCCGGAACGATCCTATCGGAAAGCCGCGGTCAAATTGTTTAATGGAAGCTTTTTCGGTGAAGAATTAACCGGGGATCGGTTTCAAGTCAAGTCGACCAACGGATCTATCAATCTGTCGGAGAGCAATGGAACCGTACTGGAAGTCGAAACAGCCAACGGAACAATCAATATCAGTGATGGCCGCTGGGAAGTGGCGGATATGGAGACCATAAACGGAAAGATTAATGTGGATGGTACATTCGAAAAAATCGATGCTCAGCTCGTTAATGGCAGTATCAGCTGTCTTTGGCAAGAAGGCCTTCAACCGAAGTCGGGTTTCTTTAAAACGACAACCGGCAGTGTCCGCTTGGTACTGCCAGATCAGCTCTGGATCGACGGCAAAGCCGAAACAAAAATAGGAAATATTCATTGCGATTTGGCTCATTATCAAGTAATTGAAGAAAAAAAAGAAGTGATCAATCGTTCGCTGCATTTCGTAGTCAACCAGGAGAAAGAGACGGAACCATTTTATCTGGAAGCGGAAACGAAAACTGGTTCCATATGGATGTTACCAACTAAGTAG
- the bshB2 gene encoding bacillithiol biosynthesis deacetylase BshB2, whose translation MEKHVVVIYPHPDDEAFGASGTITQFRQKGVPVTYLCGTLGEMGRNMGNPTFANRETLSEFRKKELIDACKVMDVELRMLGYRDKTLEFESRDEIAQHLKNILEEIEPSLVITHFPGHAVHPDHNAMGAAAIEAVRLMDPASRPKVWAQAISHDHVKLFGEPDVINNVKPVFDQKMKTIMAHRSQAQGVLGSMNGNAEAAANMEEVAKERLGYESFYTWKFD comes from the coding sequence TTGGAAAAACACGTAGTAGTCATATATCCGCATCCAGATGACGAAGCATTCGGTGCTTCCGGTACCATTACCCAGTTCAGGCAAAAAGGAGTTCCGGTAACGTATTTATGCGGTACACTCGGAGAAATGGGCCGTAATATGGGGAATCCGACTTTTGCCAACCGGGAAACCTTGTCCGAATTCCGCAAAAAAGAGTTGATCGATGCCTGCAAGGTAATGGATGTCGAGCTTCGGATGCTCGGTTATCGGGATAAGACGCTGGAATTTGAATCCCGTGATGAAATCGCACAACACTTGAAAAACATATTGGAGGAAATCGAGCCTAGTCTCGTGATTACTCACTTTCCGGGCCATGCCGTGCATCCCGACCATAATGCGATGGGAGCGGCCGCAATAGAAGCGGTCCGGTTGATGGATCCAGCCAGTCGACCAAAAGTATGGGCACAGGCAATAAGCCATGATCATGTGAAACTTTTTGGAGAGCCGGACGTAATAAATAATGTAAAACCTGTTTTCGATCAAAAAATGAAAACGATCATGGCTCATCGTTCCCAGGCACAAGGAGTGCTGGGCAGCATGAATGGAAATGCGGAAGCAGCTGCCAATATGGAGGAAGTTGCCAAGGAGCGGCTGGGCTACGAAAGTTTTTACACATGGAAATTTGATTGA
- a CDS encoding YojF family protein, whose amino-acid sequence MEPIHIEEVQEQLDRLANKEVYVHLETTNGAYASHFNENAYNVGAFIRNAKVNYLHGKIVGTNGTYRVGLKLDIGWVYAEGVNQWELDEQERLLMAGHDREGRLMVALEISEQPFKN is encoded by the coding sequence ATGGAACCTATTCATATAGAAGAAGTACAAGAGCAACTGGATCGGCTTGCTAACAAAGAGGTCTATGTTCATCTGGAAACGACCAACGGCGCTTATGCCAGTCATTTTAATGAAAATGCCTATAACGTCGGGGCATTTATCCGTAATGCAAAAGTGAATTACCTGCACGGGAAAATCGTCGGTACCAATGGTACATACCGCGTCGGCTTGAAACTGGATATTGGCTGGGTCTATGCAGAAGGAGTCAATCAATGGGAGCTCGATGAACAAGAGAGACTGTTGATGGCAGGTCATGACCGGGAAGGCCGATTAATGGTCGCTTTGGAAATCAGTGAACAGCCGTTTAAAAATTAG
- the uvrA gene encoding excinuclease ABC subunit UvrA: MAKKAITIKGARAHNLKNVDVDIPKEQLVVLTGLSGSGKSSLAFDTIYAEGQRRYVESLSAYARQFLGQMDKPDVDAIEGLSPAISIDQKTTSKNPRSTVGTVTEIYDYLRLLFARVGHPTCPIHGIEITSQTVQQMVDRILEYPERTKLQILAPVVSGRKGEHVKVLEDLKKEGYIRVRVDGDMFEITDEIKLEKNKKHSIEVVVDRIVVKEGVSGRLSDSLETALGLGDGNVIVDVIGEEELLFSEHHACPICGFSIGELEPRLFSFNSPFGACERCDGLGTQLEVDIDLVMPDRSLTLREGAIAAWEPTSSQYYPKLLESVCNHFGIDMDVPVKQLPKRQMDKILHGSGKEKIHFRYENDFGRVRENDIYFEGVLKNIARRYRETTSDFIREQMEKYMTQKPCPKCDGYRLKDEALAVLVNGLHVGKVTEMSVTEAFQFFETVELSQKEEQIARMILKEICDRLTFLNNVGLDYLTLARSAGTLSGGEAQRIRLATQIGSALTGVLYVLDEPSIGLHQRDNDRLIGTLKRMRDLGNTLIVVEHDEDTMYAADWLIDIGPGAGEHGGQIVSSGTPKQVMKDKNSLTGQYLSGKKFIPLPQERRKPDNRAIEVLGAEENNLKKVDAKIPLGLFTAVTGVSGSGKSTLINEILHKSLSMQLHRGKQKPGKHKTIKGIEHLDKVIDIDQSPIGRTPRSNPATYTGVFDDIRDVFAQTNEAKIRGYKKGRFSFNVKGGRCEACRGDGIIKIEMHFLPDVYVPCEVCHGKRYNRETLEVKYKGKNIADVLDMTIEESLDFFANIPKIQRKLQTIFDVGLGYVRLGQPATTLSGGEAQRVKLASELHRRSNGKSFYILDEPTTGLHVDDISRLLEVLQRLVNNGDTVLIIEHNLDVIKAADNIIDLGPEGGDRGGQIIATGTPEQVADSPQSYTGKYLKPILERDRQRMADKVKQQEKVGSK, translated from the coding sequence ATGGCAAAAAAAGCGATAACGATTAAAGGGGCACGCGCCCATAATTTAAAAAACGTGGATGTGGACATACCGAAGGAACAGTTAGTCGTGTTGACCGGACTGTCGGGTTCCGGTAAATCATCCCTGGCATTCGATACGATTTATGCGGAAGGCCAGCGCCGTTATGTCGAGTCACTTTCGGCCTATGCCCGCCAGTTTCTCGGCCAGATGGATAAACCGGATGTCGATGCGATAGAAGGACTGTCGCCGGCAATCTCGATCGATCAGAAAACAACAAGTAAGAACCCGCGATCAACGGTCGGTACCGTGACAGAGATTTATGATTACCTCCGCTTGTTGTTCGCCCGTGTCGGCCATCCTACTTGTCCGATTCATGGAATTGAAATAACGTCGCAAACGGTGCAGCAAATGGTCGATCGGATTCTCGAATATCCGGAAAGAACCAAACTGCAAATCCTGGCTCCAGTTGTTTCCGGACGTAAAGGGGAACACGTGAAAGTGCTGGAGGATTTGAAAAAAGAAGGCTATATCCGGGTAAGAGTCGACGGGGATATGTTTGAGATTACCGATGAGATCAAGCTGGAAAAAAATAAAAAACACTCGATCGAAGTGGTTGTCGACCGGATTGTCGTCAAAGAAGGAGTCTCCGGGCGTTTGTCGGACTCCTTGGAAACGGCGCTTGGACTTGGCGACGGAAATGTCATTGTCGATGTTATCGGAGAAGAAGAGCTGTTGTTCAGTGAGCATCATGCTTGTCCTATTTGCGGGTTTTCCATCGGGGAATTGGAACCGCGACTCTTTTCCTTCAATAGCCCGTTCGGCGCTTGTGAACGCTGTGATGGATTGGGCACGCAGCTGGAGGTCGATATTGATCTGGTAATGCCCGACCGGAGTTTGACTTTGAGAGAAGGGGCGATTGCCGCCTGGGAACCGACAAGTTCACAATACTACCCTAAGCTGCTGGAAAGTGTCTGCAACCATTTCGGAATTGATATGGATGTTCCGGTCAAACAGCTTCCAAAACGGCAGATGGACAAAATTTTGCACGGAAGCGGAAAAGAAAAAATCCATTTCCGGTATGAAAACGATTTTGGCAGGGTTAGGGAAAACGATATTTATTTTGAAGGGGTCTTGAAAAATATCGCACGTCGTTACCGAGAAACGACCTCTGATTTCATTCGCGAACAAATGGAAAAATACATGACCCAAAAGCCTTGTCCGAAGTGTGATGGCTACCGTCTCAAAGACGAAGCGCTGGCTGTTCTGGTCAATGGGCTGCATGTCGGCAAAGTAACAGAAATGTCGGTCACCGAAGCTTTCCAATTTTTTGAGACAGTCGAACTGTCTCAAAAAGAAGAGCAAATCGCTAGGATGATCTTAAAAGAGATTTGCGACAGACTGACCTTCCTGAACAATGTGGGACTCGATTACTTAACGCTGGCTCGTTCTGCCGGCACATTGTCCGGCGGGGAAGCCCAGCGGATACGGCTGGCGACCCAAATCGGTTCTGCCCTGACAGGGGTGCTGTATGTATTGGATGAGCCATCGATTGGTTTGCATCAGCGTGACAACGACCGTTTGATCGGTACCTTGAAACGGATGCGCGACCTTGGCAACACACTGATCGTGGTCGAGCACGATGAAGATACCATGTATGCCGCAGACTGGCTGATCGATATCGGACCAGGTGCCGGAGAACACGGTGGGCAAATCGTCTCAAGCGGTACACCGAAGCAGGTAATGAAGGATAAAAACTCTTTGACCGGTCAATATTTGTCCGGGAAAAAGTTCATACCACTCCCACAGGAACGCCGAAAGCCGGATAATCGGGCAATTGAGGTACTCGGGGCAGAGGAAAACAATCTGAAGAAAGTGGATGCAAAAATTCCGCTCGGATTGTTTACTGCAGTCACTGGTGTATCTGGTTCCGGCAAAAGTACGCTGATCAATGAAATATTGCATAAATCCCTATCGATGCAGCTGCACCGGGGCAAACAAAAACCCGGGAAGCATAAAACAATCAAAGGAATCGAACACTTGGATAAAGTGATCGACATCGATCAGTCTCCGATCGGACGGACGCCGCGTTCCAACCCGGCGACATATACAGGTGTCTTCGATGATATCCGTGATGTTTTCGCCCAGACGAACGAAGCGAAAATCCGCGGTTATAAAAAAGGACGGTTCAGCTTCAATGTGAAAGGCGGCCGTTGCGAGGCCTGCCGAGGCGATGGCATTATCAAAATCGAAATGCATTTTTTACCGGATGTTTATGTGCCTTGCGAAGTGTGTCACGGAAAACGGTATAATCGGGAAACGTTGGAAGTGAAGTATAAAGGAAAAAATATCGCGGATGTATTGGATATGACCATTGAGGAGTCGCTTGATTTCTTCGCCAACATTCCGAAAATACAGCGCAAGCTGCAGACGATTTTCGACGTCGGACTCGGCTATGTCCGGCTTGGACAGCCTGCGACAACCTTATCAGGCGGTGAGGCGCAGCGTGTCAAACTGGCCAGTGAACTTCACCGTCGCTCGAATGGCAAGTCCTTTTACATTTTGGACGAGCCGACAACCGGTCTGCATGTGGATGATATATCCCGTCTGTTGGAAGTGCTGCAACGATTAGTCAACAATGGAGACACCGTGCTGATCATCGAGCATAACCTTGATGTCATCAAGGCGGCAGACAACATTATTGACCTTGGACCAGAAGGCGGCGACCGCGGCGGCCAGATCATCGCAACCGGTACACCGGAACAAGTAGCAGACTCACCACAATCGTACACAGGAAAATACCTGAAACCGATTTTGGAAAGAGATCGTCAACGTATGGCCGATAAAGTCAAGCAACAGGAAAAGGTAGGTTCAAAATAA